The Arthrobacter zhaoxinii sequence CCATGGTGGGAAACGAGCCCAGCCGGCGGTTAAGCTGCGCGGCATTCAAGACCCACTCGGGGCCGTCGTAGTTGGTGCCCTCGGCTTCCAGCTCGTTGGTGTTCTCGCGGACCAGGCGGCTGATTTCGGCCTGCCGCTTCACCCGGTGCTCGGAAAGCCGGCTGTTACCGAAGAACGAAAAGAGGATGATGCCCGGGATCGGCAGGAAGAAAATGCACAACAGCCAGGCCATCGCCGTCGTGGGACGGCGGTTGCCGGGGACCACGCCCAGGGCGATGATCCGGATCGCGTAATCCACCGTGGTCAGCACCACGGCTGTCCACCCGGAAAGATCAAAACCGGTCAGAGACCACCACACACCCTTGCTCCTCCCGATGCCGCCTTCAAGACAGCCTATCGGTCCTGCGGCAGGTGCCGTGCCTGCGCGGCTACGCTGGGCCCATGACTGTTCTGGTTTTCCTGGATTCCGCCTTCCCCGACGGGCGTCCGGCCGATGCCGGCGTGCCCCAGCTGATGATCAATGACCTGGGGGTGACGCGCGGAGACGGCATCTTCGAATCCCTGCTGGCCGTGGACTCGGTGCCCCGCAAGCCGGATGCCCACCTGGACCGGCTGGCATCCTCCGCACAGCTGCTGGAACTGGACATTCCCCCGCGGGAGGCCTGGGAACGTGCCATCGCCACTGCGCTGGCACTGCATGCAGAAGCTGAGGCCGACGACGCCGGCCACGCCGGCCGCGCAGCGGTGAAACTTGTGGTGACCCGCGGCGTTGAGGGTGCCGCCGCACCCACCGCGTGGGTGCAGGTGACCGTTGCCCCCGATGCCGCGGCGCAGCGCGAGGCGGGCATCAAGGTCCTGCTCCTGGACCGCGGTTACGACAGCCTGTCCGCCGCCCGCGCGCCGTGGCTGCTGCTCGGCGCCAAGACGTTGTCCTACGCCGTGAACATGGCGGCCCTCCGCTACGCACGGCAGCACGGTGCCGACGACGCCATCTTCACCTCCTCCGACGGCAAGGTGCTCGAGGGACCCACGTCCACGGTGGTGCTCGCCCGCGAACGGAACGGCGTCCGCACCCTGCTGACCCCCGAACGCAGGAGCGGCATCCTGGCCGGAACCACGCAGGATGCCCTGTTCAAGGCCGCCGAGGCAGCCGGCTGGGAACTGGGGTACGGGCCGCTGGTGCCCGAGGACCTGTTCGCCGCCGACGGCGTCTGGCTGGTCTCCAGCATCCGGCTGCTGGTGCCGGTGCGCTCCATCGACGGCCGCGAGCTGCCGTTCTCCGCGGCACTGAACAGCGAACTGGCCCGGCTGGCGGACGCGGCCCTCTAACCCGGCGGGAGACTCGTCCCGGGAAGGCCTCAGGTCAGGATGAAGTTGAACGTCCCGGCCGCCGCCGCGGCTGCCACAGCCGCGGCCGAGACAACCACCCCCGCCGCCAAAACGATGCCGTCGATGCTGCTGAAGGTCGAGGTCCGTGCCCAGGTGCGCTCCGCTGCTCCGAAGCCGCGCGCTTCCATCGCCGTCGCGAGCCGGGTGGCCCGGCGGATCGCCTGGACCAGCAGCGCCAGGGACTGCCCGGCGAAACCCCGGAGACGGGCCGCTCCCCCGGCGTCGGGTCCGGCGCCGCGGGCGTGACGGGCCAGGCCGATGGTGCGCCATTCCTCCACGAGCAGTCCCACCAGGCGCATGGCGGCCAACGCCCCGAGCACAAAGCGGTGCGGCAGGCGCAGCTTCTGTGCCAGGGCATCGGCCAGGTCGGTGGGGTCGGTGGTGGTCAGCAGGTAGATTCCCGGCAGGGCAATCGCCAGGCCGCGCAGCCCGATGGCGATGCCCGCGCCCACTGACCCGGAGGTGAACATCAGCGGGCCTGCGTCCAACAGCACCGTTCCGGTCTTTTCCGCCAGCAGCGCAGTGCCCCACGCGCCAATCAGTGCCGCGGCCAGCAGCGGCCAGATCCGCCGCACCAGCGTAGACACCCGGATGTGCAGCAGCGGCAGCAGGGCCAGTTCGGCGGTGAGGACGACGGCGGCGCTCACCCAGTCCACCGTGATCAGCACCGCCAGTGTCAGGAGTATCGCCGAGGCGAGCTTGGACAGCGGGTTGGCACGGGCGAGGAAAGTCCCTGCGGGACGGGCAGGCGCCCCGGCCACCGCGGCGCTCACTGCCGCACCTGCGCATTGCGTGCCGTACCCGCACCGTCGGCAGGACCGGCCGGAGCCGCGCCGTCGGCGGGAGTACCGGCAGCGGCTGCCAGCACCCCGTCCGCCGCCCGCAGGTTCCGGGAGGCGAGGGCCTCGATAAACTCGGCGTCGTGCGTAACGGAAACCACGCAGCACCCCTCGGCCAGCTGCCCGCGCAGCAGTGCCACGAGTTCCGCCCAGGTCCGGGCATCCTGCCCGAAGGTCGGTTCATCCAGCAGCAGGATGGACGGTTCCGTGGCCAGCATGGTGGCTACGGACAGCCGCCGCTTCTCCCCGCCCGAGAGCGTGAACGGGTTGGCTTCGAGCAGCCCGTCCAGCCGGAGCCGTTCGGCCAGCAGCTGCACCTTGGCCAGCACCTGCCCGTCCGTGTCCTGCTTCAGCCGCCGGGGCCCGAACGCGAGCTCATCCCGCACGGTGTTGGTCAGGAACTGGTGTTCGGGTTCCTGGAAGACGGTGCCGATGCGGCCCACAAGCTGTGCCGAGGTCCAGCGGCCCGGTTCCGGGCGGGCGGTTCCGGCCAGCGCCGGCGCTGCGGCCAGGGTGCCTTTCCGCGGCCGGAGCAGTCCGCCCAGGGTCAGGGCAAGCGTGGACTTGCCGGCTCCGTTGGGTCCCGTGATGCCGACGGCGGTTCCGGCGGCCAGGGCCAGGTCTGCTCCGGACAGCACGGCGGGACCGCGGCCGGAACGGGCAACGGCCAGTCCCCGGGCCTCCAGCAGCAGGGGGCCGGCTGCGGGAGGGGTCCAGGGGCCGCCCGGGATTTCCGGGGCGGTACCGGGAAGCCAGACGCCGGATTCGGCCAGGGTGCTCCGGTGCCCCGGATCCCCCAGTACCTGTTCCGGCGGACCGTCCGCGAGGACCCCTCCTCCGGCGGCAAGGACCACTACCCGGTCCACGACGCCGGCCCAGACATCCACCCGGTGCTCAACCACAATCAGCGTGGCACCCGTGCGGTCGAGCACCCGGGTCACGGCGTCGCGGATTTCGCCCACACCGTCCGGGTCCAGATTGG is a genomic window containing:
- a CDS encoding aminodeoxychorismate lyase — translated: MTVLVFLDSAFPDGRPADAGVPQLMINDLGVTRGDGIFESLLAVDSVPRKPDAHLDRLASSAQLLELDIPPREAWERAIATALALHAEAEADDAGHAGRAAVKLVVTRGVEGAAAPTAWVQVTVAPDAAAQREAGIKVLLLDRGYDSLSAARAPWLLLGAKTLSYAVNMAALRYARQHGADDAIFTSSDGKVLEGPTSTVVLARERNGVRTLLTPERRSGILAGTTQDALFKAAEAAGWELGYGPLVPEDLFAADGVWLVSSIRLLVPVRSIDGRELPFSAALNSELARLADAAL
- a CDS encoding energy-coupling factor transporter transmembrane component T family protein; its protein translation is MSAAVAGAPARPAGTFLARANPLSKLASAILLTLAVLITVDWVSAAVVLTAELALLPLLHIRVSTLVRRIWPLLAAALIGAWGTALLAEKTGTVLLDAGPLMFTSGSVGAGIAIGLRGLAIALPGIYLLTTTDPTDLADALAQKLRLPHRFVLGALAAMRLVGLLVEEWRTIGLARHARGAGPDAGGAARLRGFAGQSLALLVQAIRRATRLATAMEARGFGAAERTWARTSTFSSIDGIVLAAGVVVSAAAVAAAAAAGTFNFILT
- a CDS encoding ABC transporter ATP-binding protein, with the protein product MSGLDLAISPGERVLLLGASGAGKSTLLHALAGVLGPDTGGEEHGTLTLDGVHPADPAARGRTGLVLQDPESQTVLSRVGDEVAFGAENLAVPAEEIWPRVRSALADVGLEVPLDRSTAALSGGQKQRLALASVMAMEPGLLLLDEPTANLDPDGVGEIRDAVTRVLDRTGATLIVVEHRVDVWAGVVDRVVVLAAGGGVLADGPPEQVLGDPGHRSTLAESGVWLPGTAPEIPGGPWTPPAAGPLLLEARGLAVARSGRGPAVLSGADLALAAGTAVGITGPNGAGKSTLALTLGGLLRPRKGTLAAAPALAGTARPEPGRWTSAQLVGRIGTVFQEPEHQFLTNTVRDELAFGPRRLKQDTDGQVLAKVQLLAERLRLDGLLEANPFTLSGGEKRRLSVATMLATEPSILLLDEPTFGQDARTWAELVALLRGQLAEGCCVVSVTHDAEFIEALASRNLRAADGVLAAAAGTPADGAAPAGPADGAGTARNAQVRQ